A region from the Drosophila bipectinata strain 14024-0381.07 chromosome 3R, DbipHiC1v2, whole genome shotgun sequence genome encodes:
- the LOC108120297 gene encoding uncharacterized protein isoform X2: MAAINTVPKSIHLPLTSLSSAPRVLMCSASVGTEGSVTLQLRDANAATASPAPAPAPASAATSIATSTSASATNGVAALATSAATASASTLENALTIGYPDPEMLADVLGTIQTASLKNNSITTATSSNSSSKSTSSNPVGNTNKITITRRSVQSVSTSTNTSISSSNSSNSNSISSTTSNSGKTNTSYIKNCLIRSSSCSNTVTNVTTLAQIMSNSSTSSAASLLNQHNNNSNCSNSSNFSTASSVGSSISIGSNSSSNSNSNSNDSNSSSGGTHSLSFKGTGRHVPGLANGVSSSVGGSCHSGTVTGVSGIISIEAPRKNRPKLSSPTRHGPQQCQICCKIFGNASALAKHKLTHSDERKYICALCSKAFKRQDHLNGHMMTHRNKKPYECKADGCGKSYCDARSLRRHSENHHAGGATTPTTSQSLSPIASSSSSGTSSSSSSSSSGSVSGSGVGVATSTLSLSPATASGDASSPDGATCIRTYISTGNSVVDAATGIALSDEQIKAMNLPIKTGVTLLSPTTSTSSNASSTASSSGSSSSSASVGTASSTASQSAVIATTSSPTITLSDGVSLEGEGLTREQLDLISKIMQQTKQTSAQVTVSSPTSVSSYKINTNSASTQSRPRTWNMQLLNNSQNVTVTVEDNTDMVAPSSSSPVEIKEEELNQQIVAAINPHLLNIVKLDKPVECNLCHRKFKNIPALNGHMRLHGGYFKKDPETRRSEKKDSSGPPLQTASIGVRALIEEKIISKRKDITKGSFVVPAPPHSSGITTPLRRSISDLESFLNPKSSSSGQTQTLATSTGSTTAVLPAATTIKSSNGLSIQQIGLPQSIEIFSGGQKQSKTLNLGSGTNTITITTNNVPTTTTMSALTALKAGGTISGISTATNTDPKDSTLIELLKRGTRIAVTSKKTQSQTQTGSSVLMTSSASATSAMGAVTELTTIGGNSLQTVGRQIITNNNRTVIIPSDVQVVSTKSKLSTLSSLVKSSSTSTVSNSVSNTSCTSGNISLGDGTPLSLTITPNQEMSSGGTSSGGVITSGGGGVYTVTYTSDGTDLFDDAEVYNVTDTEMLLQTVDSMELLQDDEDDTQIKSEHSEDFALLSDAGDSVHTQLVKLDTENISGSGNTGNNNTVTNNANTTPLPTFQQFHSKELIMQNSSQIQAIASMRSSGGVLASPLHSPLAYPTPPSSHENMAQSSPFIEDAAAQFVDATNTFFGDKTDFSHIYFKTDDGQATIEQLDEQDNEKILKLKSVLEESSFDPSIKVEDLLNGTDDDTECDLREFAETNLSFLDEDQEFLNDSRNATSPLSESFFTSGIGSAEDVKQVLREVLPDENMQLQMSSEQQGENIIDLYYLPGLGLQSQMMPNSEDPLLSSSPREFGQQRQQVGLQQQQHQQQQQQQQPLEQQLQNNNTLYQQQQQEQHQPSQQEQQQQQQQQQLMLPQQQLNQSESLPVASNQQADFMLPLVGGHGFTSLPTQNQFLDNSQGGGMGLQPLNSLLQPLLFSGPSSNSNLVAGNDTHLPADCQMNTNQTAQLDGSLMFACGSAVAVTTGNKPLLPSMPTPVANLQPLSNQTNSILKRRLRSNAPQETHKFSKFHTLSPHRSKLRKPSRTHYTPAPILNPDRKGTGLYCNVRKQLGQGLFDAFDDDFGDPVGLVDFSDESKVNLGSTYQAQIPSCRPQEEALREDVGAEMMWNPEVQEDEKILMRYIDLSKSSAVPMGSHSEEVALHTLLKAHGNSAAAVLNLLQTQSGAFQMKWSSHELEQFLRGLEKHGKDFGKIANTLLTKSSGECVQMYYFWKKLCVDYKVSHLKMEPVVVVTPPVEKPYVCEIPDCSASLQ; this comes from the exons ATGGCTGCCATAAATACG GTACCCAAGAGCATACACCTGCCACTGACAAGTCTCAGCAGCGCACCGCGCGTGTTGATGTGCAGCGCCTCCGTGGGCACCGAGGGATCCGTAACTCTGCAACTAAGAGATGCAAatgcagcaacagcatcaccagcaccagccccagccccagcatcagcagcaacatcaatcGCCACATCAACGTCAGCGTCAGCAACAAATGGCGTTGCAGCGCTTGCCACCTCTGCGGCAACAGCGTCAGCGTCGACGCTAGAGAATGCGCTGACAATTGGCTATCCGGATCCGGAAATGTTGGCAGATGTCTTGGGCACCATTCAGACAGCCT CTCTTAAAAACAACTCAATCACAACAGCAACCTCAAGCAATAGTTCTAGCAAATCGACTAGCAGCAATCCTGTGGGTAATACCAATAAAATAACCATAACCCGACGTAGTGTTCAATCGGTGAGCACATCCACCAACACGAGCATcagtagcagcaacagcagcaacagcaacagcattagcagcaccaccagcaacagcgGCAAGACAAACACCAGCTACATAAAAAACTGCTTGAtacgcagcagcagctgcagcaacaCGGTCACAAATGTCACGACGCTGGCGCAGATTAtgagcaacagcagcaccagcagcgcGGCAAGTTTACTCAATCAGcataacaacaacagcaactgcagcaacagcagcaacttcAGCACTGCCTCCTCCGTgggcagcagcatcagcatcggcagcaacagcagcagcaacagcaacagcaatagcaacgacagcaacagcagcagcggcggcacACACAGTTTGAGCTTCAAGGGCACCGGTAGACATGTTCCTGGATTAGCGAACGGCGTTAGCTCATCGGTCGGAGGGTCCTGCCACAGTGGCACAGTTACTGGCGTCAGTGGGATCATCAGCATCGAAGCGCCGCGCAAAAACCGCCCCAAACTATCGTCACCAACGCGACACGGACCGCAGCAGTGCCAG ATTTGTTGCAAGATCTTTGGAAATGCCTCGGCACTGGCCAAGCACAAACTGACGCACAGCGACGAACGGAAATACATCTGTGCGCTCTGCTCGAAGGCATTCAAGCGGCAAGATCACTT AAACGGACACATGATGACTCATCGGAACAAGAAGCCTTACGAATGTAAGGCGGATGGCTGTGGAAAGTCCTACTGCGACGCCCGATCTCTGCGGCGACACTCAGAGAACCACCACGCAGGTGGTGCGACCACGCCCACCACCAGCCAGTCCCTCTCGCCCATcgccagctccagctccagtgggacgagcagcagcagcagtagcagcagcagtggcagtgtAAGCGGCAGCGGAGTAGGGGTGGCAACCAGCACTCTCAGCCTCTCGCCGGCGACGGCCAGCGGGGATGCCAGTTCGCCCGACGGTGCCACCTGCATACGCACCTATATTTCCACGGGCAACTCGGTGGTGGATGCGGCTACCGGGATAGCTCTGTCGGATGAACAGATCAAGGCCATGAACCTGCCGATCAAGACGGGCGTCACCCTGCTCTCGCCCACCACTTCGACTTCCTCGAACGCCTCCTCCACGGCTAGCAGCTCCGGGTCTTCCTCGTCCTCCGCCTCCGTGGGGACGGCCTCGTCGACGGCCAGCCAGAGTGCGGTGATAGCCACCACCAGCTCCCCCACCATAACGCTCAGCGACGGGGTGAGCCTCGAGGGCGAGGGCCTGACCCGCGAACAGCTGGATCTCATCAGCAAGATCATGCAGCAAACGAAACAGACGAGTGCCCAGGTCACCGTCTCCTCGCCCACCAGTGTCAGCTCCTATAAGATTAATACCAATTCTGCGTCGACCCAGTCGAGGCCGCGCACCTGGAACATGCAACTG CTCAACAATTCCCAGAATGTGACCGTCACCGTTGAGGATAATACCGACATGGTGGCTCCCTCTTCCAGCTCCCCAGTAGAGATCAAGGAGGAGGAGCTCAACCAACAGATTGTGGCCGCCATCAACCCCCACCTGCTCAACATTGTGAAGCTCGACAAGCCGGTCGAGTGCAATCTCTGTCACCGTAAGTTCAAAAACATACCTGCCCTCAACGGGCACATGCGCCTCCATGGCGGCTACTTCAAAAAGGATCCAGAAACCAGGCGCAGCGAGAAGAAGGATTCAAGTGGACCGCCCCTGCAGACGGCCAGTATTGGTGTTCGTGCTCTGATCGAGGAGAAGATTATAAGCAAACGCAAGGACATCACAAAG GGCTCCTTTGTGGTTCCTGCCCCACCGCATAGCAGTGGCATCACCACTCCACTGAGGCGTTCCATTAGCGACCTGGAGAGCTTCCTCAATCCCAAGAGCAGCTCTAGTGGACAAACCCAGACGCTGGCAACTAGTACGGGCTCCACCACGGCCGTTCTTCCGGCAGCCACCACCATAAAGAGCAGCAATGGATTGAGTATCCAGCAGATTGGACTGCCTCAGAGCATCGAGATCTTCAGTGGTGGCCAGAAGCAGTCCAAGACCCTGAATTTGGGCAGTGGTACCAACACCATCACCATAACCACCAACAACgtgcccaccaccaccacaatgAGTGCCCTGACTGCCTTGAAGGCCGGCGGAACCATCAGCGGCATATCCACGGCCACCAACACGGATCCCAAGGATTCCACCCTCATAGAGCTCCTGAAGCGAGGCACTCGCATCGCGGTGACCTCGAAGAAAACCCAGTCTCAGACCCAAACGGGGTCCAGTGTCCTAATGACCTCCAGCGCCTCAGCAACGAGTGCCATGGGTGCTGTTACGGAATTAACCACCATTGGTGGCAACAGCCTGCAGACAGTTGGACGCCAGATTATCACAAACAACAACCGCACGGTGATCATCCCCTCCGATGTCCAGGTGGTGTCCACCAAGAGCAAGCTTAGCACCTTGAGTAGTCTGGTCAAGAGTAGCAGCACCTCAACAGTTTCGAACAGCGTCTCCAACACTAGCTGCACATCGGGTAACATTTCCCTGGGCGATGGTACGCCGCTTTCACTGACCATAACTCCCAACCAGGAGATGTCGAGTGGCGGTACATCATCGGGAGGTGTCATCACGAGTGGCGGGGGTGGAGTTTACACAGTGACCTACACCAGTGACGGCACCGATCTGTTCGACGATGCCGAAGTCTACAATGTCACAGACACGGAGATGCTGCTGCAGACGGTGGACTCCATGGAGCTCCTGCAAGACGACGAGGATGACACACAGATAAAGAGCGAACATTCCGAGGACTTTGCCCTTCTGAGTGATGCTGGGGACAGTGTGCACACACAGCTGGTGAAGCTGGATACGGAGAATATATCCGGATCGGGTAACACTGGAAACAACAACACCGTCACGAACAACGCCAATACCACACCGCTGCCCACCTTCCAACAATTCCATTCCAAGGAACTGATCATGCAGAACAGTTCCCAGATTCAGGCAATAGCCAGCATGCGGAGCAGTGGCGGTGTCCTGGCCTCGCCACTTCACTCCCCGCTGGCCTATCCCACGCCGCCTTCGAGCCACGAGAACATGGCCCAGAGCTCCCCATTCATCGAGGATGCAGCTGCCCAGTTTGTGGATGCCACCAACACTTTCTTCGGCGACAAGACGGACTTCTCGCACATCTACTTCAAGACCGACGACGGTCAAGCTACCATCGAGCAGCTGGACGAGCAGGACAATGAGAAGATCCTCAAGCTCAAGTCGGTGCTGGAGGAGAGCAGCTTCGATCCCTCCATTAAGGTGGAGGACCTACTGAACGGCACGGACGACGACACCGAGTGTGATCTGCGGGAGTTTGCCGAGACAAATCTCTCGTTTCTGGACGAGGACCAAGAGTTCCTCAACGATTCCCGCAATGCCACTTCTCCGCTCTCAGAGTCGTTCTTCACCAGCGGTATTGGTTCCGCTGAGGATGTGAAACAGGTCCTGCGAGAGGTCCTGCCCGATGAAAATATGCAGTTGCAGATGAGTAGCGAGCAACAGGGCGAGAATATAATCGATCTCTACTATCTGCCCGGCTTGGGCCTGCAATCGCAGATGATGCCCAATTCGGAGGATCCATTGTTGTCCTCTTCGCCTAGGGAGTTTGGCCAGCAAAGGCAGCAGGTGggtttgcaacaacaacaacatcagcagcagcagcagcagcaacagccccTGGAGCAGCAACTACAAAACAACAATACACTgtaccagcaacaacagcaggaGCAACATCAGCCAtcacagcaggagcagcaacagcaacagcagcagcaacaattgATGTTGCCACAGCAACAGCTGAATCAATCCGAGTCTCTCCCTGTGGCCAGCAATCAGCAGGCCGATTTTATGTTGCCCCTGGTGGGAGGTCATGGCTTTACGTCGCTCCCAACCCAAAATCAATTCCTGGACAATAGCCAGGGGGGCGGCATGGGGCTGCAGCCCCTAAATAGCCTGCTCCAGCCCCTGCTCTTCAGCGGACCTAGTTCGAATAGCAATTTGGTTGCGGGCAACGATACCCACCTCCCCGCCGATTGCCAAATGAATACAAATCAGACAGCCCAGCTCGATGGAAGTTTGATGTTCGCCTGCGGCTCGGCTGTAGCGGTAACAACAGGCAACAAGCCCCTGCTCCCGTCCATGCCAACTCCAGTGGCCAATTTGCAACCGCTGTCGAACCAAACCAATTCCATTCTGAAGCGCCGACTGCGCTCGAACGCGCCCCAGGAAACGCACAAGTTCTCCAAGTTCCATACCCTTTCGCCGCACCGCTCAAAGCTGCGCAAGCCATCCCGCACCCACTACACTCCCGCTCCCATCCTGAATCCGGACCGCAAGGGCACAGGACTCTACTGCAACGTGCGGAAGCAGCTGGGCCAGGGTCTGTTCGACGCTTTCGATGATGACTTTGGGGACCCGGTGGGTCTGGTTGACTTCTCAGACGAGTCGAAGGTCAATCTCGGCTCGACCTACCAGGCACAGATTCCCAGCTGCCGGCCTCAGGAAGAGGCGTTGCGTGAGGATGTGGGCGCCGAAATGATGTGGAATCCTGAAGTGCAGGAAGACGAGAAGATCCTGATGCGCTACATAGATCTCAGCAAATCGTCGGCCGTGCCTATGGGCAGTCATTCCGAGGAGGTGGCCCTCCACACGCTGCTCAAGGCCCACGGGAACTCGGCGGCGGCGGTACTGAATCTGCTGCAGACCCAGTCCGGCGCCTTCCAGATGAAGTGGAGCTCCCACGAGCTGGAGCAGTTCCTGCGAGGTCTGGAGAAGCATGGCAAAGATTTTGGCAAGATTGCAAATACG CTCCTGACAAAGTCCTCCGGCGAGTGCGTGCAGATGTACTATTTCTGGAAGAAGCTGTGCGTGGACTACAAGGTATCTCACCTGAAGATGGAACCCGTCGTCGTGGTAACGCCCCCCGTCGAGAAACCCTATGTGTGCGAGATCCCCGACTGCTCAGCG AGTCTTCAATAA